One Polaribacter sp. SA4-12 genomic window carries:
- a CDS encoding acyl-CoA thioesterase: MKFHTRKWVKPQDLNPNGTLFGGRLLEWIDEEMGIYAIIQLEIPRTVTKYMSEIDFVSSAKLGDIIEIGMVVLAFGNSSITLKCSVRNKLTHKTIIEIEKIVMVSLDENGNPKSHGKTEVEYVKDRLNK; this comes from the coding sequence ATGAAATTTCACACAAGAAAATGGGTAAAACCACAAGATTTAAATCCGAACGGAACTTTATTTGGAGGTAGATTGTTAGAATGGATTGATGAAGAAATGGGGATTTATGCCATTATTCAATTAGAAATTCCAAGAACGGTTACTAAATACATGTCTGAAATAGATTTTGTAAGTTCTGCAAAACTGGGTGATATCATAGAAATTGGTATGGTAGTTTTAGCTTTTGGTAATTCTTCAATAACCCTTAAATGTAGTGTTAGAAACAAATTAACACATAAAACTATTATTGAAATTGAGAAAATTGTAATGGTTTCTTTAGACGAAAACGGTAATCCGAAAAGTCATGGTAAAACGGAAGTTGAATATGTTAAAGATCGATTAAATAAATAA
- a CDS encoding VWA domain-containing protein, producing the protein MILLLINPTIKKTELQETKPALAVLVDNSKSISFFKEDKNIKIFLQEIKADKSINEKFELNEFTFGSKLSHLDSLSFTDSETNISNAISSVNQLHEGNIAPIVLLTDGNQTIGNDYEFTNSNQKIYPIVFGDTTQYKDLKISQLNVNKYSYIKNKFPVEVLLNYEGKENVTTQFSIYKNGKTIFTKKVQFSTEEKSKTIATNLTSTKEGLHYYTASIRKIEGEKNTKNNTKSFSVEVIDEQTKVLILTSFLHPDLGALKKAIESNKQRSVTVVLIDNLKKQLNDCQLVILYQPNNRFNKVLSKIKSKNSNYFLILGANTDWKFINKQQLGITKNAINQTENYGAVLSNSFLTFLQKDIGFNQFPPLKDKFGEVAISKEHQTLLFQNINGLETQQPLLATFEENNQKFGVLLGEGLWKWRAASFLNTNSFQEFDEFTGNLVQYLASTKKRNRLEVNAESLYPANSTINISAFYTDKNYQFDARASLEITITNTETKKVTKIPFSLISNSYQTEIENLTSGNYSYKVSVIGQNINKYGKFKITDFQIEEQFTNANSKKLQKLADKTGGKLYYKNQIEQLKKSLLENKSFYTTQKSIVKEQNLIDWKWILFIVISLFTAEWFIRKYYGKI; encoded by the coding sequence TTGATTTTACTACTGATAAACCCAACAATCAAAAAAACTGAACTACAAGAAACAAAACCTGCTTTGGCTGTTTTGGTTGATAATTCTAAATCAATTTCCTTTTTTAAAGAGGATAAAAATATCAAGATTTTTTTACAAGAAATTAAGGCTGATAAAAGCATTAATGAGAAATTTGAACTCAATGAATTTACTTTTGGAAGTAAATTAAGTCATTTAGATTCACTTTCATTTACTGATTCTGAAACTAATATTTCTAATGCTATTTCTTCTGTAAATCAATTACATGAAGGTAATATTGCTCCAATCGTCTTATTAACAGACGGAAATCAAACGATTGGTAATGATTATGAATTCACCAATTCTAATCAAAAAATATATCCAATTGTTTTTGGTGATACAACTCAATACAAAGATTTAAAAATTAGTCAGTTAAACGTAAATAAGTACAGTTATATCAAAAATAAGTTCCCTGTTGAAGTTTTATTGAACTATGAAGGGAAAGAAAATGTTACTACTCAATTTTCGATTTACAAAAATGGCAAAACTATTTTCACGAAGAAAGTACAGTTTTCAACCGAAGAAAAATCTAAAACAATTGCTACAAATTTAACTTCAACCAAAGAAGGATTACATTATTATACTGCTTCTATTCGTAAAATAGAAGGTGAGAAAAACACAAAGAATAATACTAAAAGTTTCTCTGTAGAAGTAATCGATGAACAAACAAAAGTATTGATTTTAACCTCCTTTTTACATCCAGATTTAGGCGCTTTAAAAAAAGCTATAGAAAGCAATAAACAACGTTCTGTTACTGTTGTTTTAATTGATAATTTAAAGAAACAACTAAATGATTGTCAATTAGTTATTTTGTATCAACCAAACAATAGGTTCAATAAGGTTTTAAGTAAAATTAAATCGAAAAATAGTAATTATTTTTTAATTTTAGGTGCAAATACAGATTGGAAATTCATCAACAAACAACAATTAGGAATTACAAAAAATGCCATTAATCAAACAGAAAATTATGGCGCAGTTTTGAGTAATTCATTTTTAACTTTTTTACAAAAAGATATTGGTTTTAATCAATTTCCTCCATTAAAAGATAAGTTTGGTGAAGTTGCTATTTCTAAAGAACATCAAACATTATTATTTCAGAATATAAACGGATTAGAAACTCAGCAACCATTATTAGCAACGTTTGAAGAAAACAATCAGAAATTTGGAGTTTTACTAGGTGAAGGACTTTGGAAATGGAGAGCTGCTAGTTTTTTAAATACAAATTCGTTTCAAGAATTTGATGAATTTACGGGGAATTTAGTACAATATTTAGCATCAACCAAAAAGAGAAACCGATTAGAAGTAAATGCAGAAAGTTTGTATCCTGCTAATTCAACGATTAATATATCAGCATTTTACACAGATAAAAATTATCAGTTTGATGCACGAGCTTCCTTAGAAATTACGATTACTAATACAGAAACTAAGAAAGTAACAAAAATTCCTTTTTCATTAATCAGCAATTCTTATCAGACTGAAATTGAAAACCTTACATCAGGAAATTATAGTTATAAAGTTTCTGTAATTGGACAGAATATCAATAAATATGGAAAGTTTAAAATAACAGATTTTCAAATTGAAGAACAGTTTACCAATGCAAATTCTAAGAAACTACAAAAACTAGCTGATAAAACAGGAGGGAAGCTGTATTATAAAAATCAAATTGAGCAATTAAAGAAAAGCCTTTTAGAAAATAAATCGTTTTACACAACGCAAAAATCAATTGTTAAAGAACAAAACTTAATAGACTGGAAATGGATATTATTTATTGTAATTTCCTTATTTACAGCAGAATGGTTTATTAGAAAATATTATGGTAAGATTTAA
- a CDS encoding EamA family transporter, producing MQSKNSKFIIIIAFIAIYVIWGSTYLFNKIAVTELPPFYIAGIRFFTAGVLMLFLAILLKHNLSISKKQFINSSIASFFFLIYGNGVFVWALKYVDSGFGALLASTQPLFVLFLLRLIDRKPFQKKSMIGVGLGILGMYLLVSQQELTTSEGSLLGIFMILTCVLSWSYGSVFVSKVDLPKSFMVSTAYQMLVAGLVLLLISLSFNETWSTPLTWSTNVQISMSVLILFGGIIAFTAFNFLLKVVATEKVATSAYVNPVIALFMGWYFLDENLTTQSIVASIVLLTGVYFITSRKRK from the coding sequence ATGCAATCTAAAAATTCTAAATTCATTATCATTATAGCATTTATTGCTATTTATGTTATTTGGGGTTCTACTTATTTATTTAATAAAATTGCAGTTACAGAATTACCTCCGTTTTATATAGCAGGAATTCGTTTTTTTACAGCAGGAGTTTTAATGCTGTTTTTAGCAATACTTTTAAAACATAATTTATCCATTTCTAAAAAACAATTTATAAATTCAAGTATCGCTTCATTCTTTTTTTTAATTTATGGAAATGGTGTTTTTGTTTGGGCTTTAAAATATGTTGACAGTGGTTTTGGAGCTTTATTAGCATCTACACAACCTTTATTTGTGCTGTTTTTATTACGATTAATTGACAGGAAGCCTTTTCAGAAAAAATCAATGATTGGTGTCGGATTGGGTATTTTAGGAATGTATTTATTAGTAAGTCAACAAGAATTAACTACTTCTGAAGGAAGTTTACTAGGAATTTTTATGATACTAACTTGTGTATTAAGTTGGAGTTATGGTAGCGTTTTTGTATCAAAAGTAGATTTACCAAAAAGTTTTATGGTAAGTACTGCTTATCAAATGTTAGTTGCAGGCTTGGTTTTATTACTAATCAGTTTAAGTTTTAATGAAACCTGGAGTACACCATTAACTTGGAGTACTAATGTTCAAATATCAATGTCAGTTTTAATACTATTTGGAGGTATTATTGCTTTTACAGCATTTAATTTTTTACTAAAAGTAGTGGCTACAGAAAAAGTAGCAACTTCTGCTTATGTAAATCCTGTTATTGCGTTGTTTATGGGATGGTACTTTTTAGACGAAAATTTAACGACTCAATCTATAGTTGCTTCAATTGTACTATTAACTGGTGTTTATTTTATTACTTCAAGAAAGAGGAAATAA
- the yiaA gene encoding inner membrane protein YiaA: MNYQTNVSSNEETKKESKKSTSKKEFNEKPTSAYVGASWGVVLIGLLSYCIGLWNATMLLNEKGYYFAILLMGIYAVISLQKVIRDKAENIKVSEMYYSISWVIVIASLLLLIVGLRNADLELSEKGFYAISYLLSLFGAITIQKNTRDIDFINTKTEEENS; the protein is encoded by the coding sequence ATGAATTATCAAACTAATGTTTCATCAAACGAAGAAACTAAAAAAGAAAGTAAAAAGAGTACGTCGAAAAAAGAATTCAATGAAAAACCAACATCAGCATATGTTGGCGCAAGTTGGGGAGTTGTTCTAATAGGATTACTTTCTTATTGTATTGGTTTATGGAATGCAACAATGTTATTAAATGAAAAAGGATACTATTTTGCCATTCTTTTAATGGGGATTTATGCTGTAATTTCATTACAGAAAGTAATAAGAGATAAAGCAGAAAACATTAAAGTAAGTGAAATGTATTATAGTATAAGTTGGGTAATTGTTATTGCATCGCTTTTGTTATTAATAGTCGGACTTAGAAATGCTGATTTAGAATTAAGTGAAAAAGGATTCTATGCAATTTCATATTTATTAAGTTTATTTGGTGCAATTACAATACAGAAAAACACAAGAGATATTGATTTTATCAACACTAAAACTGAAGAAGAAAATAGTTAG
- a CDS encoding polysaccharide lyase family 7 protein produces the protein MNKVKTIFRVFLLISIFSLTSCSSEKTIVEEIVEEEEEVIEEEVVVVDEDTNFVWKNWYLSVPIDRADGSKKATSIYSDEIISGSLSSEEKKYFYKNADDSYTFYTKFTGFTTSGGAALDAGKYCRTELREYWKGVKDTDDNWYMSSGTHEMESTIKVNYCEGNGQTYVAQIHGKQSATLSGSPATVKVQWKNGDIVIEYYEKPANGVWTSDYDEKITIGKVDNEKFTIKLRVKGGKLEYGLICETKSINIEYTFLYDYVSNGYNFDNYFKTGNYFKWNDDYTKASEVVLYGVKTAHY, from the coding sequence ATGAACAAAGTCAAAACAATATTTCGTGTTTTTTTATTAATATCAATTTTCAGTTTGACTAGTTGTTCTAGTGAAAAAACTATTGTTGAAGAAATAGTTGAAGAAGAGGAAGAAGTAATTGAGGAAGAAGTGGTCGTAGTTGATGAAGACACTAATTTTGTTTGGAAAAACTGGTATTTATCTGTACCAATTGATAGAGCAGATGGTTCTAAAAAAGCTACTTCAATTTATTCAGACGAAATTATAAGTGGAAGTCTTTCATCCGAAGAGAAAAAATATTTTTATAAAAATGCTGATGATAGCTACACTTTTTATACAAAATTTACTGGTTTTACAACTTCTGGTGGAGCAGCATTAGACGCAGGTAAATATTGTAGAACTGAGTTAAGAGAATATTGGAAAGGAGTAAAAGATACTGATGATAACTGGTACATGAGTTCTGGAACTCATGAAATGGAATCTACGATCAAAGTAAATTATTGTGAAGGAAATGGGCAAACGTACGTTGCTCAAATTCATGGTAAACAAAGTGCTACTTTATCTGGTTCTCCTGCTACAGTAAAGGTTCAATGGAAAAATGGTGATATTGTTATAGAATATTATGAAAAACCTGCAAATGGTGTTTGGACGAGCGATTATGATGAAAAAATAACAATTGGTAAAGTTGATAACGAGAAATTTACAATTAAACTTCGTGTTAAAGGAGGTAAACTAGAATATGGTTTAATTTGTGAAACTAAAAGTATCAATATTGAGTATACATTTTTATATGACTATGTAAGCAACGGTTATAATTTTGATAATTATTTTAAAACCGGTAATTACTTTAAATGGAATGATGATTACACCAAAGCTTCTGAAGTGGTACTTTATGGAGTTAAAACTGCTCATTACTAA
- the hisIE gene encoding bifunctional phosphoribosyl-AMP cyclohydrolase/phosphoribosyl-ATP diphosphatase HisIE, which yields MNIDFNKNNDGLVPAIIQDATTKNVLMLGYMNEEAFAKTQETKLVTFFSRTKKRLWTKGEESGNVLNLVDIKLDCDNDTLLISVNPNGPTCHKGSDTCWNEENKQNYGFFTTLEDVITERVANKDTQKSYVASLFAKGINKVAQKVGEEAVETVIEAMDNNDELFLYESADLLFHYLMLLQAKGFTLKDIEAELKGRHK from the coding sequence ATGAATATCGATTTCAATAAAAATAACGACGGATTAGTACCAGCAATCATTCAAGATGCAACCACAAAAAATGTTTTGATGTTGGGTTATATGAATGAAGAAGCGTTTGCTAAAACTCAAGAAACAAAATTAGTTACTTTTTTCAGCAGAACTAAAAAACGTCTTTGGACTAAAGGGGAAGAAAGTGGAAATGTATTAAATCTTGTTGATATAAAACTAGATTGTGATAATGATACTTTATTAATCTCTGTAAACCCAAATGGACCAACATGTCATAAAGGTTCAGATACTTGTTGGAATGAAGAAAACAAGCAGAATTACGGTTTCTTTACTACGTTAGAAGATGTTATTACAGAACGTGTTGCTAATAAAGACACTCAAAAATCTTACGTAGCAAGTTTATTTGCAAAAGGAATTAACAAAGTTGCTCAAAAAGTAGGTGAGGAGGCAGTAGAAACTGTTATTGAAGCAATGGACAATAATGATGAGCTATTCTTGTATGAATCGGCAGATTTGTTATTCCACTATTTAATGTTATTACAAGCAAAAGGATTCACTTTAAAAGATATTGAAGCTGAATTAAAAGGAAGACATAAATAA
- the hisF gene encoding imidazole glycerol phosphate synthase subunit HisF encodes MLTKRIIPCLDIKNGRTVKGVNFVNLIDAGDPVVLAKQYADLGADELVFLDISATLEGRKTMIEMVHQVAEQVNIPFTVGGGISSVENVNELLKWGADKVSINSSAVKRPDLVNELAEKFGSQCVVVAIDAKQIDGEWFVHLAGGTIPTELNLFEWAKEVENRGAGEILFTSMNHDGTKAGFANEALAKLSEELNIPIIASGGAGTVQHFVDTFKEGKADAALAASVFHFGEIPILELKEELKKNNIPVRI; translated from the coding sequence ATGTTAACAAAAAGAATAATACCTTGTTTAGATATTAAAAACGGAAGAACTGTAAAAGGTGTGAATTTCGTAAATTTAATTGATGCAGGAGACCCTGTTGTTTTAGCAAAACAATACGCAGATTTAGGCGCAGACGAATTGGTTTTTTTAGATATTTCTGCAACGTTAGAAGGCAGAAAAACCATGATAGAAATGGTGCATCAAGTTGCGGAACAAGTAAATATTCCGTTTACAGTTGGTGGTGGAATTTCATCTGTAGAAAATGTAAATGAATTATTAAAATGGGGAGCAGATAAGGTTTCTATTAATTCATCCGCAGTAAAAAGACCCGATTTAGTAAACGAATTAGCAGAGAAATTCGGAAGTCAATGTGTAGTTGTTGCTATTGATGCAAAGCAAATTGATGGAGAATGGTTTGTGCATTTAGCAGGTGGAACAATTCCGACTGAGCTTAATTTATTTGAATGGGCAAAAGAAGTTGAAAATCGTGGAGCAGGAGAAATTTTATTTACTTCTATGAATCATGATGGTACAAAAGCAGGTTTTGCAAATGAAGCTTTAGCGAAGTTATCAGAAGAATTGAATATACCAATTATTGCTTCTGGTGGCGCAGGAACTGTACAGCATTTTGTAGATACTTTTAAAGAAGGAAAAGCAGATGCAGCTTTAGCGGCAAGTGTATTTCACTTTGGAGAAATTCCGATTTTAGAATTAAAAGAAGAATTAAAAAAGAATAATATTCCTGTTAGGATATAA
- the hisA gene encoding 1-(5-phosphoribosyl)-5-[(5-phosphoribosylamino)methylideneamino]imidazole-4-carboxamide isomerase has protein sequence MRIIPAIDIIDGKCVRLTKGDYNTKKIYNESPLEVAKEFEAAGIEYLHVVDLDGAKASQIINHKVLEQIASKTNLKIDFGGGLKSDKDLEIAFNSGANQITGGSIAVKNSEIFESWIEKYGSEKIILGADFYPDNSGGKIATNGWQEESSLELIPFINGYQQKGIQYIICTDISKDGMLQGPSFDIYQQILSEVNNLKLIASGGISAFDELPRLAENGCEGVIIGKAIYENKISLKQLEQFILTK, from the coding sequence ATGAGAATAATTCCAGCCATAGATATTATAGACGGAAAGTGTGTTCGTTTAACAAAAGGCGATTATAACACGAAGAAAATTTATAATGAAAGTCCGTTAGAAGTTGCCAAAGAATTTGAAGCAGCTGGTATCGAATATTTGCATGTTGTTGATTTAGATGGTGCAAAAGCGAGTCAGATTATCAACCATAAAGTATTAGAGCAAATTGCTAGTAAAACCAATCTAAAGATTGATTTTGGTGGTGGTTTAAAATCTGATAAAGATTTAGAAATTGCTTTTAATTCTGGTGCGAATCAAATTACTGGAGGAAGTATTGCTGTTAAAAACAGTGAAATTTTTGAAAGTTGGATTGAAAAATATGGTTCGGAAAAAATTATTTTAGGAGCAGATTTTTATCCTGATAATTCTGGTGGAAAGATTGCTACAAATGGTTGGCAAGAAGAAAGTTCTTTAGAATTGATTCCGTTTATTAATGGATATCAGCAAAAAGGAATTCAGTATATAATTTGTACAGACATTTCTAAAGACGGAATGTTACAAGGACCAAGTTTCGATATTTATCAGCAGATTTTATCTGAAGTAAATAACTTGAAACTAATTGCTTCTGGAGGAATTTCAGCATTTGATGAGCTTCCAAGATTAGCAGAAAATGGTTGCGAAGGTGTTATTATAGGAAAAGCAATTTATGAGAATAAAATTAGCTTAAAACAATTAGAACAATTTATATTAACAAAATAA
- a CDS encoding RidA family protein: MARKLISSGSSFEKEMGYSRAVVEGDWVFVSGTTGFNYDDMTIADDVVNQTEQCLKNIEGVLEQAGSNMSKIVRVTYILPDASEFEQCWPVLKKYLGDVRPAATMFAAGLSDPRMKIEIQVTALNK, translated from the coding sequence ATGGCAAGAAAATTAATAAGTTCAGGTTCTTCATTCGAAAAAGAAATGGGATATTCAAGAGCTGTAGTAGAAGGTGATTGGGTTTTTGTTTCAGGAACAACAGGTTTCAATTATGATGATATGACGATTGCTGATGATGTTGTAAATCAAACTGAGCAATGTTTAAAAAATATTGAAGGCGTTTTAGAACAAGCAGGTTCTAATATGAGTAAAATTGTACGTGTTACATATATTTTACCAGATGCTTCAGAATTTGAACAATGTTGGCCAGTTTTAAAAAAATATTTAGGAGATGTAAGACCTGCAGCAACCATGTTTGCCGCTGGATTGTCTGATCCTCGTATGAAAATTGAAATTCAAGTTACTGCATTAAATAAATAA
- the hisH gene encoding imidazole glycerol phosphate synthase subunit HisH — protein sequence MSFLRRQESINIMIDNNKNNSEGSSPVGKLEETSVVIIDYGAGNIKSIQFAFKRLGVEAVLSNNIDEIRAADKIIFPGVGEASSAMQMLQESGLDKVIPTLTQPVLGICLGMQLMCNSSAEGNTKGLGIFDVDVKKFSKAVKVPQMGWNVVYDLKSDLFAGVKEREFMYLVHSFYAESCAEAIATTDYEIEYASALQKDNFYGVQFHPEKSGVEGAHLLKNFLNL from the coding sequence ATGTCATTCCTGCGTAGGCAGGAATCCATAAATATTATGATTGATAATAATAAAAATAACAGTGAGGGTTCTTCCCCTGTGGGGAAGTTAGAAGAGACTTCAGTTGTAATTATAGATTACGGAGCAGGAAATATTAAAAGTATTCAGTTTGCTTTTAAACGTTTAGGTGTAGAGGCTGTTTTATCAAATAATATTGATGAAATAAGAGCTGCTGATAAAATTATTTTCCCAGGAGTTGGAGAAGCGAGTTCTGCAATGCAAATGTTGCAAGAAAGCGGATTAGATAAGGTGATTCCTACTTTAACACAACCTGTTTTGGGTATTTGTTTGGGAATGCAGTTAATGTGTAATTCTTCTGCAGAAGGAAATACAAAAGGATTAGGTATTTTTGATGTAGATGTAAAAAAGTTTTCTAAAGCTGTAAAAGTTCCACAAATGGGATGGAATGTAGTTTATGATTTAAAATCTGATTTATTTGCAGGAGTTAAAGAAAGAGAATTTATGTATTTAGTTCATAGTTTCTATGCTGAGAGTTGTGCTGAAGCAATTGCAACAACAGATTATGAAATTGAATATGCATCAGCATTACAAAAGGATAATTTTTACGGTGTACAGTTTCACCCAGAAAAAAGTGGAGTAGAAGGAGCACATTTGCTTAAAAACTTCCTCAATTTATAA
- the hisB gene encoding bifunctional histidinol-phosphatase/imidazoleglycerol-phosphate dehydratase HisB codes for MKKVLFIDRDGTLVLEPPVDYQLDSLEKLEFYPKVFQYMAKIASELDYELVMVTNQDGLGTDSFPEDTFWPAQNKVMSAFEKEGVVFTEVHIDKTFPHENAETRKPRTGLLTKYFSEEYDLENSFVLGDRITDMELAKNLGSKGIFLSEDPELGADEIETSKQEILDCIALTSTDWSAIYEFLKLEDRVSEITRNTNETKIYIKLNLDGSGKNDISTGVKFFDHMLDQIGRHGAMDLTVKVDGDLEVDEHHTIEDTMITLGELFHKALGNKLGIERYGFCLPMDDCLAQAAVDFGGRPWLVWEADFKREMVGDMPTEMFLHLFKSFTDGAKCNLNIKAEGANEHHKIEGIFKAFAKAMKMAVKRDANKMFLPSTKGVL; via the coding sequence ATGAAAAAAGTATTATTTATAGACAGAGATGGAACTTTAGTATTAGAACCGCCTGTAGATTATCAATTAGATAGTTTAGAAAAGTTAGAATTTTACCCAAAAGTATTTCAATACATGGCAAAAATTGCTTCAGAATTGGATTACGAATTGGTAATGGTTACAAACCAAGATGGTTTAGGTACAGATTCTTTTCCTGAAGATACTTTTTGGCCTGCTCAAAATAAAGTGATGTCTGCTTTCGAAAAAGAAGGAGTTGTTTTTACGGAAGTTCATATAGATAAAACATTTCCGCATGAAAATGCAGAAACTCGTAAACCAAGAACCGGTTTATTAACAAAGTATTTTTCTGAGGAATATGATTTAGAAAATTCATTTGTTTTAGGAGACAGAATTACAGATATGGAATTGGCTAAAAACCTTGGTTCTAAAGGAATATTTTTATCTGAAGACCCAGAGTTAGGTGCTGATGAAATAGAAACCTCTAAACAAGAAATTTTAGACTGTATTGCTTTAACAAGTACAGATTGGTCAGCAATCTATGAGTTTTTAAAGTTAGAAGATAGAGTCTCAGAAATTACTAGAAATACAAATGAAACTAAGATTTACATCAAATTAAATTTAGATGGTTCTGGTAAAAATGATATTTCTACCGGTGTAAAGTTTTTTGACCACATGTTAGATCAAATTGGTCGTCATGGAGCCATGGATTTAACCGTAAAAGTTGATGGAGATTTAGAGGTTGATGAGCATCACACTATAGAAGATACCATGATTACTTTGGGAGAATTATTCCACAAAGCATTAGGAAATAAATTAGGAATAGAACGTTATGGTTTCTGTTTGCCAATGGATGATTGCTTAGCACAAGCTGCAGTAGATTTCGGAGGAAGACCTTGGTTGGTTTGGGAAGCAGATTTTAAACGTGAAATGGTTGGTGATATGCCAACAGAGATGTTTTTACATTTGTTTAAATCTTTTACAGATGGCGCAAAATGTAACTTAAATATTAAAGCAGAAGGAGCAAACGAACATCATAAAATTGAAGGAATTTTCAAAGCATTTGCAAAAGCAATGAAAATGGCCGTTAAAAGAGATGCGAATAAGATGTTTTTACCATCTACAAAAGGAGTGCTTTAA
- a CDS encoding GIY-YIG nuclease family protein has translation MIKEKYYCYILSNKNRTVLYIGFTKKLILRINQHKKGVGALFTKKYNVYELVYFEEFFEKKKARKRELQLKNWKKDWKWDLVKEINPSLKTLEIY, from the coding sequence ATGATTAAAGAAAAATATTATTGTTATATTTTATCAAATAAAAATAGAACAGTTTTATATATTGGCTTTACAAAAAAATTAATTTTAAGAATAAATCAACATAAAAAAGGAGTTGGAGCATTATTTACAAAAAAATATAATGTATATGAACTGGTTTATTTTGAAGAGTTTTTTGAAAAGAAAAAAGCAAGAAAAAGAGAATTACAATTAAAGAATTGGAAGAAAGATTGGAAGTGGGATTTGGTGAAGGAAATCAATCCTAGTTTAAAAACATTAGAAATATATTAA
- the hisC gene encoding histidinol-phosphate transaminase produces MKTNFNLNSLIRENIKSLKPYSSARDEYKDATTDAMIFLDANENPFENGVNRYPDPQQNNVKDLLSDIKGVSKENILLGNGSDEVLDLIFRAFCEPKEDNIITLPPTYGMYSVLANINAIENRTVLLSDDFQPKVKQILEATDANSKILFLCSPNNPTGNSFSIASVRELLMKFKGLVVLDEAYIDFSDQKSWLESLDKYPNLIITQTLSKAYGLAGIRLGVCYASKEIIKVLNNIKPPYNVNELTQQRAITRLQNLDEVKNEIAQLISERKRLKEELECCVGYIEKVYPSDGNFLLLKVDDATKRYNQLIELGVVIRNRTTQPLCENCLRISVGICEENQKLLRALKSLS; encoded by the coding sequence ATGAAAACAAACTTTAACTTAAATAGCCTAATTAGAGAAAACATAAAATCTCTAAAGCCATATTCTTCTGCAAGAGATGAGTATAAAGATGCAACAACTGATGCAATGATTTTCTTAGATGCTAATGAGAATCCTTTCGAAAATGGTGTAAATCGATATCCAGATCCGCAGCAAAATAACGTAAAGGATTTACTTTCTGATATTAAAGGAGTTTCTAAAGAAAACATCTTATTAGGAAACGGAAGTGATGAAGTTTTAGATTTAATTTTCAGAGCTTTTTGTGAGCCAAAAGAAGATAATATTATCACTTTGCCACCAACTTATGGAATGTATTCTGTATTGGCAAACATAAATGCTATTGAAAACAGAACCGTATTATTAAGTGATGATTTTCAGCCAAAAGTAAAACAGATTTTAGAAGCTACAGATGCAAATAGTAAAATTTTGTTTCTATGTTCACCTAATAATCCAACAGGAAATAGTTTTTCAATTGCGTCTGTTAGAGAGTTATTGATGAAATTTAAAGGATTAGTTGTTTTAGATGAAGCGTATATCGATTTTTCTGATCAGAAAAGTTGGTTAGAGAGTTTAGATAAATATCCGAATTTAATAATTACGCAGACTTTATCTAAAGCCTATGGTTTAGCAGGTATTCGTTTGGGAGTTTGTTATGCATCCAAAGAAATTATTAAAGTTTTAAATAACATAAAACCACCATATAACGTAAACGAATTAACCCAACAAAGAGCAATTACTAGACTTCAAAATTTGGACGAAGTTAAAAATGAAATTGCACAGTTAATTAGTGAACGAAAACGCTTAAAAGAAGAATTAGAATGTTGTGTAGGTTATATTGAAAAAGTATATCCTTCAGATGGTAATTTTCTTTTGTTAAAGGTTGATGACGCTACAAAACGTTACAATCAATTAATAGAATTAGGTGTTGTCATTAGAAATAGAACCACACAACCTTTATGTGAAAATTGCTTGCGTATAAGTGTTGGTATTTGTGAAGAAAATCAAAAATTATTAAGGGCTTTAAAAAGTTTATCCTGA